The stretch of DNA TAGCAAAACGCAGGCATCGTTAGCGAGGTAGCGTGTGGGAAAGTTATCGGTACCGTCAACTATAACGTCATAGGGTTCTAGAATATCGAGAGCGTTAGCAGAACTCAGGGCAGTTTCGTATAAATCTACCTGACAGCTAGGATTGATCCCCAAAATTCTTTCTTTTGCCGATTGAATTTTAGGTTTGCCTACCCAAGCCGTATTATGAATAATCTGTCTTTGTAAATTGGAACTATCGACAATATCGAAGTCTATAATACCAATTCTGCCAATTCCTGCGGCAGCTAGATATAGTAATAGAGGAGAACCCAGTCCTCCCGTACCAATACATAAAACGCTGGCAGCTTTAAGGCGTTTTTGCCCTTCTAAACCTACCTCTGGCAAGATAATATGGCGAGAGTACCTTTGATACTCCTCTTTGGTAAGTTCGATTGCTTCCAAATTAGGATTGAGCATAGTAATGATAAAAAAACGCGATCGCTTTGCGGTTTACTAAGGACGAATCGATTACCAGCGATCGATCGAAGGATCGATTTTTGTCCGTCCCATTAATAGACTCAGACCGATCTTATACTGGATGAGTTCTTAATTATATAAAATTTCTCGCGACAATGAAAAACATTCAGATAGCCATTGGTAGTTATGACTTACATCGTTAAACTAAAGATCGATTTACAATGCGAACGCGATCGCGCTTTGCTCAATTTATCGTCATAATGCTTAAAACAATACTCAAACTGCGAAGAAATTTGTTTGAATTGGTTGGTTCGGAAAAATATTCTCGACCATCGTTATTTGATATCGATAAAAAGCTAGAACCATATCTTACTAAGACAAATGGCTTCTTTATCGAGGTAGGTGCCAATGATGGATATAGTCAGAGCAATACCTATTATCTCGAACGCTTTCGCGGTTGGCGAGGAATTTTAATTGAGGGCGTTCCCGAACTTTATAACTCATGCATCAGAGAAAGACCAAATTCGCAGGTTTTTAACTGCGCCTTGGTTGCGGATGATTATTCAGAATCTTTTGTAACGATGAAGTACGCCAATTTGATGTCTATTGTTAAAGGCGCACATAAAAGTGAAGATGCCGATGAAAACCACGTTCAAAAAGGTGTTGCCGTTCAAAAAAACGTCGTACCTTATGAAATTAAAGTACCAGCTAGAACCCTAACATCAATTTTAGATGAGTGTCAGGTTAAGGAAATAGATTTTTTCTCCCTGGACGTAGAAGGATTTGAATTAAACGTTCTCAAAGGCTTGGATTTCGATAAATACCGACCTAAATATATGCTGATCGAAGCGCGATTTAGACAAGAGATAGAAGATTACATCTCTAACTTATACAGCGTAGAAGCTCAGTTGTCGGTTCACGACTTTCTTTATAAAAGTAAAGACATTTAATAATTCTCAGTCGAGTTGGGTACATCTATATTCGGTTCGGTTTAAAAAAATATAGAAATAGTATCTATGAAGCGACGATTTTTTTTGTTTTGGCTGGCTAGCATTTCTCTAACAACGATCGCTAGTATCACCAAACCTTCACAGTCAGCCTACGGGCAATCGCCAGAAACAACAAAGACAGTTATATTTTATGTTGCCACTAACGGGAGCGATCGCTGGTCGGGGAAACGCAAAGCTCCTAATATATTAAAGACAGACGGACCTTTTGCCACACTGCATCGGGCGCGAGATGCTATTAGAGAGTTAAAAAATCAGCGAGGAGGAATTCTTCAACAACCCGTAACCGTAATGGTGCGTCGCGGTACTTATTATCTAGCCGAACCCCTAACCCTAACCGAGGAAGATTCTGGAACGGCGGAGTTTCCCATTACCTATCAAGCCTATCCCAACGAAAAGCCTGTTATTAGTGGAGGCAGGTTAATCAATAACTGGAAGCGACGGGGACGTTTTTGGGTTGCGAAGTTGCCTACTTTAGAAACGGGGAAATGGTATTTTCGTCTACTGCGCGTGGATAACGATTGGGCAATTCGCGCTCGTTATCCCAAATTCGATCCCGACAATCCCTCAAGAAGTTGGCTTTATGTAAATCCTCTGCCGCCTATCGCCAATAACCAGGGCAGATTTAATTCTAGTGTGGGTAGTATTCACAATCCAGGCGACAAGTTAGAGTGGAATATTTCTGTTGCTAAAGCTGGCAAATATAGAGTCTGGATTCGCTACGCCAACAACATGAAAGTTTATGGTGTTGAAAATATGGATGGCAGAACTGCTCTTAGGGTAAATGGTGGAAAACCTGTCAAGCTACAAAATTTACCTAATACGGGCAGCTTTAGTACCTTTCGCTGGTCGTTTGCGGCGACACTTTGGCTAAAGGCTGGAAAGCAAACTTTAACTTGGGAAAATCTTCAAGGGGGAGGTTTATCAATAGATGCTCTTTGTTTGACCGACGATTTTAATTGGAATCCTGCAAAAGCGATCGATGTAGATGCAGCAGGTGAAGTTCTGGTTAGCTCAAAACGAGCGGACAAAAACTTAATTGTCGTTCAGGCAGAAGCTTTCGATCGCTCTGTAGGAAATAAAATCGCCACCTTTTCTCGTAGTCGCCTACGGCATCGCTTGGCGATCGCTCCTGGTCAATTTCCTAACTGGCAAGACTGGGAGGGAGCAGAAGTAAATGTGTTTCTGACAGGAGACTATGGCAACGCAATTTTACCAATTACTCAGGTAGATCGAGCCGCTCGCACTTTGTACGGCAATTTTACCAGTGCCGACTATCCACCTGCTGCTGGCAATCGCTTTTTTATAGAGAATGTTCGTGAGGCATTAAATAATCCTGGTGAGTGGTATTTAGACACACAAAAAGATGAATTAATCTATTTGCCTAGAAGCCACGACTTTCCTAAAAATATAGATGTCGTTGCCCCTGCAATGGATAGGCTAATCGTTCTACAAGGCAGTAATCCCGAAACGGCTTTGGTAGAAAACATTAAGTTTCAAGGTTTGAGCTTTAGCGATACGGACTACACAATAGCGGACAATTACTTTTTTCCTGCCAATGCCGCAGTTTGGTTATCGGCAGCCAGACAGTGTGAGATTGAAAATTGCTCCTTTACCAGTCTTGGCGGCTATGGGGTAAGGATCGAAAAATCTAGCCACGACAATCGCATCGTACACAACCAGATGTCGCAGTTGGGGCAAGGTGGGGTAGTTCTTCTAGGAGATAAAGACTCTCAACCAGTTAATAATTTAATTGCTGCCAACGATATTCATGATGGTGGTAAAGTCTACAAACACGTAGCTGGAGTCTATATTGTCAACAGCAGCAATAATCGGATCGCTCACAACAATATCTATCGGATGCCACGTTACGGCATTTCTCTAAAAACAATAGAGCGCGATCGCTATTCCCGTCACAATATCATTGAGTTTAATGCGATTGTCGATACCAATTTAGAAACCAGCGATACTGGAGCTATTGAAAGCTATACGGGCGATCGCAAACAGCTTACTGGTAATATTATCCGCTTTAACTACATTCGTAATGTGGTCGGTATGGGAACTAACAGAAAAGGACAAATTCTTTCACCATACTACACCTGGGGAATTTATCTAGATGCTCATACCAGCGGCGTAAAAGTTTACGGAAATGTAATTATCGGTACGGTAAGAGGCGGTATTTATATTAACGGCGGTAAAAAAAACCTGGTAGAAAATAATATTTTTATCAACGGCGGTAAAAATCAACTCCGAGTCAATTTTAGAGATCCTGGTTTTGCAACGGGTAATATTATCAGACGCAATCTTGTCGTGTACAAAAATCCCCAGGCAACCCTATGGAAAAGTATTAATAAAGGTTTTAAAGCTTGGCAGCCCGTTTTAATGTCAGAATGCGACTACAATCTTTACTGGCATACAGGTAGTTTGAATCTTGCAGCACCAAAGCAAACTAATTTAACTCCCGAAGGCAATTTCGAGCAGTGGCAGACAGCAGGATTCGATCGCCATTCCCTAATTGCCGATCCTTTATTTGTTAATGCCGAAGCAGAAGACTACAGGCTCAAACCCAACTCTCCTGCTTTCAAACTAGGTTTTAAACGAATACCTTTAGAACGTATCGGAATTAGTGGTTTTAATGTAAGTTCTAAGCAATAGAACGCAATATTTATAAAGCTAACTCTAGAAAGAATTTGTTAATAATCTAATAAATTATAAAAAAGTTTCAAAACTATGCTCTTAATAAATGACGTGCGCTTAAGGTAGCCCAATAAGTTATATCATCTTTAGTTATTAAATCATCTGTTTGCCGTTCTTTAGGTTTAGAAGTCTCGATACTAGAATTAAAACTATTAGCTTGAGGAAATAAACTTTTTAAGAAAAAATCTATAGTTTGTTGTTTCAGTAGACCTTTCATCACTGCCGTACTACCAAAACGTAAAGCTATTTTCTTTTGTTCGCATAAAATTAATTTTATATC from Myxosarcina sp. GI1 encodes:
- a CDS encoding FkbM family methyltransferase, whose protein sequence is MRTRSRFAQFIVIMLKTILKLRRNLFELVGSEKYSRPSLFDIDKKLEPYLTKTNGFFIEVGANDGYSQSNTYYLERFRGWRGILIEGVPELYNSCIRERPNSQVFNCALVADDYSESFVTMKYANLMSIVKGAHKSEDADENHVQKGVAVQKNVVPYEIKVPARTLTSILDECQVKEIDFFSLDVEGFELNVLKGLDFDKYRPKYMLIEARFRQEIEDYISNLYSVEAQLSVHDFLYKSKDI
- a CDS encoding right-handed parallel beta-helix repeat-containing protein, giving the protein MKRRFFLFWLASISLTTIASITKPSQSAYGQSPETTKTVIFYVATNGSDRWSGKRKAPNILKTDGPFATLHRARDAIRELKNQRGGILQQPVTVMVRRGTYYLAEPLTLTEEDSGTAEFPITYQAYPNEKPVISGGRLINNWKRRGRFWVAKLPTLETGKWYFRLLRVDNDWAIRARYPKFDPDNPSRSWLYVNPLPPIANNQGRFNSSVGSIHNPGDKLEWNISVAKAGKYRVWIRYANNMKVYGVENMDGRTALRVNGGKPVKLQNLPNTGSFSTFRWSFAATLWLKAGKQTLTWENLQGGGLSIDALCLTDDFNWNPAKAIDVDAAGEVLVSSKRADKNLIVVQAEAFDRSVGNKIATFSRSRLRHRLAIAPGQFPNWQDWEGAEVNVFLTGDYGNAILPITQVDRAARTLYGNFTSADYPPAAGNRFFIENVREALNNPGEWYLDTQKDELIYLPRSHDFPKNIDVVAPAMDRLIVLQGSNPETALVENIKFQGLSFSDTDYTIADNYFFPANAAVWLSAARQCEIENCSFTSLGGYGVRIEKSSHDNRIVHNQMSQLGQGGVVLLGDKDSQPVNNLIAANDIHDGGKVYKHVAGVYIVNSSNNRIAHNNIYRMPRYGISLKTIERDRYSRHNIIEFNAIVDTNLETSDTGAIESYTGDRKQLTGNIIRFNYIRNVVGMGTNRKGQILSPYYTWGIYLDAHTSGVKVYGNVIIGTVRGGIYINGGKKNLVENNIFINGGKNQLRVNFRDPGFATGNIIRRNLVVYKNPQATLWKSINKGFKAWQPVLMSECDYNLYWHTGSLNLAAPKQTNLTPEGNFEQWQTAGFDRHSLIADPLFVNAEAEDYRLKPNSPAFKLGFKRIPLERIGISGFNVSSKQ